One genomic window of Pseudomonas chlororaphis subsp. piscium includes the following:
- a CDS encoding DUF924 family protein, with translation MAAPWQPLLDWWFGSAEKPADIKAEKGGLWFGKRDSQDLEARERFGDLVEQALAGGLTEWAQRPQGWLALVLLLDQLPRMLYRETPKSFAGDLRAQALVAQGIAADFDRQLPAMQRSFIYLVFEHCENLAVQNEAISRFAALQDEQPPEDRPVFADQLDYAERHQKIIARFGRFPHRNRILGRESTPEELAFLREPGSSF, from the coding sequence ATGGCCGCGCCCTGGCAGCCCCTGCTCGACTGGTGGTTCGGCTCTGCCGAGAAACCTGCGGACATCAAAGCTGAAAAGGGCGGGCTGTGGTTTGGCAAGCGCGACAGCCAGGACCTCGAAGCGCGCGAGCGTTTCGGGGATCTGGTGGAACAGGCCTTGGCCGGCGGATTGACCGAGTGGGCGCAACGCCCGCAGGGTTGGCTGGCCCTGGTGCTGCTGCTCGACCAACTGCCACGCATGTTGTATCGCGAAACCCCCAAGAGCTTTGCCGGCGACTTGCGTGCCCAAGCATTGGTGGCCCAGGGCATCGCCGCGGATTTCGACCGGCAACTGCCCGCGATGCAGCGCAGCTTCATCTATCTGGTGTTCGAGCATTGCGAGAATCTGGCAGTGCAGAACGAAGCGATCTCCAGGTTCGCCGCGTTGCAGGACGAACAGCCGCCGGAAGATCGACCGGTGTTCGCCGACCAGCTGGATTACGCCGAACGGCATCAGAAAATCATCGCCCGCTTCGGGCGCTTCCCCCATCGCAACCGGATTCTCGGGCGTGAGTCGACGCCGGAGGAACTGGCATTCCTGCGCGAGCCGGGTTCCAGCTTCTAA
- a CDS encoding type II toxin-antitoxin system RelE/ParE family toxin, whose product MTFKVVLLHSAETDLIELRTYLTQRFSTATWQSSYSSLKQAIRQLATLPYAGVIPEELEQLHIGHYRQILSGMNRIIYEVRDATVYIHVIADTRRDLQSLLMKRLLRARR is encoded by the coding sequence GTGACGTTCAAGGTAGTGCTTCTGCATTCGGCGGAAACCGACCTCATCGAGTTGCGTACCTACCTCACCCAGCGGTTCTCCACCGCCACCTGGCAAAGCAGCTACAGCAGCCTGAAACAGGCCATTCGCCAACTGGCCACCCTGCCCTACGCCGGGGTGATTCCCGAAGAACTCGAACAACTGCATATCGGCCACTACCGCCAGATACTCTCGGGGATGAATCGAATCATCTATGAAGTGCGGGACGCTACCGTCTACATCCATGTCATCGCCGACACCCGCCGGGACCTGCAAAGCTTGCTGATGAAGCGGTTGCTGCGCGCCAGGCGCTGA
- a CDS encoding type II toxin-antitoxin system Phd/YefM family antitoxin: MKLSSQIKPISYLKSHTAEIVKTITESREPMVITQNGEAKLVVMDVKSFEQQEETMALLKILALGNREIDEGQFRDAEDVFADLDQADQP, translated from the coding sequence ATGAAGCTTTCTTCTCAGATCAAACCGATCAGTTACCTGAAAAGCCACACCGCCGAGATCGTCAAGACCATCACCGAAAGCCGCGAGCCCATGGTCATTACCCAGAATGGCGAGGCGAAACTGGTGGTCATGGATGTGAAAAGCTTCGAGCAGCAGGAAGAAACCATGGCGCTGCTGAAGATCCTCGCCCTCGGTAATCGCGAGATCGATGAAGGCCAATTCCGCGATGCGGAGGATGTGTTCGCCGACCTGGACCAGGCCGACCAGCCGTGA
- a CDS encoding methyl-accepting chemotaxis protein → MFNSDQQASRTSSVAAAINQLGAAAQEIAQNAALASQHSSDARNLASEGQAVVDQTIAAMQQLSAKISDSCGNIETLNSNTVNIGQILEVITSISQQTNLLALNAAIEAARAGEAGRGFAVVADEVRNLAHRTQDSAQQVQKMIEELQVGARQAVNTMTESQRESESSVGIANQAGQRLGSVTQRIGEIDGMNQSVATATEEQTAVVESINVDITEINTLNQEGVENLQATLRACADLEQQAARLTHLVGSFRI, encoded by the coding sequence ATGTTCAACTCCGACCAGCAGGCCTCGCGCACCAGCAGCGTCGCCGCGGCGATCAACCAGCTCGGCGCCGCCGCCCAGGAAATCGCCCAGAACGCCGCCCTGGCGTCGCAGCACTCCAGCGATGCGCGCAACCTGGCCAGCGAAGGCCAGGCCGTGGTAGACCAGACCATCGCCGCCATGCAGCAGCTGTCGGCGAAGATCAGCGACTCCTGCGGCAATATCGAAACCCTGAACAGCAACACGGTGAATATCGGGCAGATCCTCGAAGTCATCACCAGCATCTCCCAACAGACCAACCTGCTGGCCCTCAACGCCGCCATCGAAGCCGCCCGCGCCGGTGAGGCCGGCCGTGGTTTCGCGGTGGTCGCCGATGAGGTGCGCAACCTCGCCCACCGCACCCAGGACTCGGCGCAGCAAGTGCAGAAGATGATCGAGGAACTGCAGGTCGGCGCCCGCCAGGCGGTGAACACCATGACCGAAAGCCAGCGCGAGAGCGAAAGCAGCGTCGGCATCGCCAACCAGGCCGGTCAGCGCCTGGGCAGCGTGACCCAGCGCATCGGCGAGATCGACGGCATGAACCAGTCCGTGGCCACCGCCACCGAGGAACAGACCGCCGTGGTCGAGTCGATCAACGTCGACATCACCGAGATCAACACCCTCAACCAGGAAGGCGTGGAAAACCTGCAGGCGACCCTGCGCGCCTGCGCCGACCTGGAGCAGCAAGCGGCGCGGTTGACGCATCTGGTGGGCAGTTTCCGGATTTAA
- a CDS encoding lipocalin family protein: MMRLVVTLLAGLLLAGCATSRDDSLAPKTVNHVDLKRYQGTWYELARLPMYFQRNCAQSEARYTLLPEGNMAVLNRCLTANWQWEEVRGTATPQAPDKTDKLWVEFDTWFSRLIPGLAKGDYWVLYVSDDYKTAIVGNPDRRYLWLLSRRPNVSEAVREDLLSRARQQGYDTTRLIWRVSDKAMAKTSK; the protein is encoded by the coding sequence ATGATGCGTTTGGTAGTCACTCTTCTGGCCGGCCTGTTGTTGGCCGGCTGCGCCACTTCCCGGGACGATTCACTGGCGCCCAAGACCGTTAATCACGTCGATCTCAAGCGTTACCAAGGGACCTGGTACGAGTTGGCGCGTTTGCCGATGTATTTCCAGCGCAATTGCGCGCAATCCGAAGCCCGCTACACCCTGCTGCCCGAAGGCAATATGGCGGTACTCAACCGCTGCCTGACCGCCAACTGGCAATGGGAAGAAGTGCGGGGCACGGCAACGCCGCAGGCGCCGGATAAAACCGACAAGCTGTGGGTCGAGTTCGATACCTGGTTTTCCCGGTTGATACCGGGCCTGGCCAAGGGCGACTACTGGGTGCTGTACGTGAGCGACGACTACAAGACCGCCATTGTCGGCAACCCGGATCGTCGATACCTGTGGCTGTTGTCGCGTCGGCCGAATGTCAGCGAGGCGGTTCGCGAGGACCTGCTGAGCAGGGCGCGTCAGCAAGGATATGACACCACCCGTCTGATCTGGCGCGTGTCGGACAAGGCGATGGCCAAGACCTCGAAGTGA
- a CDS encoding formimidoylglutamate deiminase produces the protein MSAFFAERALLPNGWANNVRLEVSADGLLTHIQADASAEGAERLQGPLLPGMPNLHSHAFQRAMAGLAEVAGNPNDSFWTWRDLMYRLVGKISPDQLGIIARQLYIEMLKAGYTSVAEFHYVHHDTSGQPYADPAELSLRISQAASAAGIGLTLLPVLYSHSGFGGQAPNEGQRRFINSTENYLKLQSRLQPLLARQPAQQLGLCFHSLRAVTPQQISEVLAASDKQCPVHIHIAEQQKEVDDCLTWSGRRPLQWLYENTEVDQRWCLVHATHANAEEVSLMAQSRAIAGLCLTTEANLGDGIFPAVDFLAQGGRIGIGSDSHVSLSVVEELRWAEYGQRLRDQRRNRLYRNDQPMVGRTLYDAALDGGAQALGQPIGALEVGKRADWLVLDGNDPYLATAEGDGILNRWLFAGGDRQVRDVLVNGQWVVRDGRHAGEEESNRAFTQVLRDLLG, from the coding sequence ATGTCCGCCTTCTTTGCCGAACGCGCACTGCTGCCTAATGGATGGGCCAACAACGTACGTCTCGAGGTCAGCGCCGACGGCCTGCTGACCCACATCCAGGCCGATGCCAGCGCAGAAGGCGCCGAACGGCTACAGGGCCCGCTGTTGCCGGGCATGCCCAACCTGCACTCCCACGCTTTCCAGCGGGCGATGGCCGGGCTGGCGGAAGTGGCCGGCAACCCCAACGACAGCTTCTGGACCTGGCGTGACCTGATGTATCGCCTGGTGGGCAAGATCAGCCCGGACCAGTTGGGCATCATCGCCCGTCAGCTGTACATCGAAATGCTCAAGGCCGGTTACACCTCGGTCGCCGAATTCCATTACGTGCATCACGACACCAGCGGCCAACCCTACGCCGACCCGGCCGAGCTGTCGCTGCGTATCAGCCAGGCCGCCAGCGCCGCCGGCATCGGCCTGACCCTGCTGCCGGTGCTGTACAGCCACTCAGGCTTCGGCGGCCAGGCGCCCAATGAAGGCCAGCGCCGCTTCATCAACAGCACGGAAAACTACCTCAAGCTGCAAAGCCGCCTGCAACCGCTGCTGGCTCGGCAACCGGCCCAGCAGCTGGGGCTGTGCTTTCACTCGCTGCGCGCGGTCACCCCGCAGCAGATCAGCGAGGTGCTGGCCGCCAGCGACAAGCAGTGCCCGGTGCATATCCACATCGCCGAGCAACAGAAGGAAGTCGACGACTGCCTGACCTGGAGCGGGCGTCGGCCGCTGCAATGGCTGTATGAAAACACCGAGGTCGATCAGCGCTGGTGCCTGGTCCACGCCACCCACGCCAATGCCGAAGAAGTCAGCCTCATGGCGCAAAGCCGGGCGATCGCCGGCCTGTGCCTGACCACCGAAGCCAACCTCGGCGACGGGATTTTCCCGGCGGTAGATTTCCTCGCCCAGGGCGGCCGCATAGGCATCGGTTCCGACAGCCATGTGTCGTTGAGCGTGGTGGAAGAATTGCGCTGGGCGGAATATGGCCAGCGTCTGCGCGATCAACGCCGCAACCGCCTGTATCGCAACGACCAGCCGATGGTTGGCCGGACCCTGTACGACGCCGCGCTGGACGGCGGTGCCCAGGCCCTGGGGCAGCCGATCGGCGCCCTGGAAGTGGGCAAGCGCGCCGACTGGCTGGTGCTCGACGGCAACGATCCTTACCTGGCCACCGCCGAGGGCGACGGCATCCTCAACCGCTGGCTGTTCGCTGGCGGCGATCGTCAGGTGCGCGATGTGCTGGTCAACGGACAGTGGGTCGTGCGCGACGGACGTCACGCAGGCGAGGAAGAAAGCAATCGGGCCTTTACCCAGGTGCTGCGCGACTTGCTCGGCTAA
- the hutC gene encoding histidine utilization repressor, which translates to MITQQIESGNWPPHYRVPSESELVSQLGFSRMTINRALREMTAEGMLVRMQGVGTFVAEPKSQSALFEVHNIADEIASRGHRHTCKVITLGEEAAGSERAVALDMREGQRVFHSLIVHFENDIPVQIEDRFVNALVAPDYLKQDFTLQTPYAYLNQVAPLTEGEHVVEAILAEPEECKLLQIERGEPCLLIRRRTWSGRQPVTAARLIHPGSRHSLEGRFHK; encoded by the coding sequence ATGATCACTCAGCAGATCGAGAGCGGAAACTGGCCGCCGCACTACCGTGTGCCCTCGGAAAGCGAGCTGGTCAGCCAGCTGGGCTTCAGCCGCATGACCATCAACCGCGCCCTGCGCGAGATGACCGCCGAAGGCATGCTGGTGCGCATGCAGGGCGTGGGGACTTTCGTCGCCGAACCCAAGAGCCAGTCGGCCTTGTTCGAGGTGCACAACATCGCCGACGAGATCGCCTCGCGCGGTCATCGCCATACCTGCAAAGTCATCACCCTGGGTGAAGAGGCGGCCGGTTCCGAGCGCGCCGTGGCCCTGGACATGCGCGAAGGGCAGAGGGTCTTCCACTCGCTGATCGTGCATTTCGAGAACGATATCCCGGTGCAGATCGAGGACCGTTTCGTCAACGCGCTGGTGGCGCCGGATTACCTCAAGCAGGATTTTACCCTGCAGACCCCATACGCCTACCTGAACCAGGTCGCGCCGCTGACCGAGGGCGAGCATGTGGTCGAGGCGATTCTGGCCGAGCCGGAAGAATGCAAGTTGCTGCAGATCGAGCGCGGCGAGCCGTGCCTGCTGATTCGCCGCCGGACCTGGTCCGGCCGCCAGC